Proteins from a genomic interval of Micromonospora sp. NBC_00389:
- a CDS encoding nitroreductase family deazaflavin-dependent oxidoreductase: MVLPRRLARFNRVVTNRVTGPLAGRLPGFGVIIHRGRRSGREYRTPINIFRTSDGYVAALTYGVTDWARNVLAAGGCELEIRGRRVPLTRPRLVHDPTRRDMPPVVRQLVGVIGVTDFLYLDTVPDADHVH, translated from the coding sequence ATGGTGTTACCCAGACGGTTGGCGAGGTTCAACCGGGTCGTCACCAACCGCGTGACCGGTCCGCTGGCCGGGCGGCTGCCCGGTTTCGGCGTCATCATCCATCGGGGCCGCCGCTCTGGTCGCGAGTACCGGACGCCGATCAATATCTTCCGGACGTCCGACGGTTACGTCGCCGCGTTGACCTACGGGGTCACCGACTGGGCGAGAAACGTACTGGCGGCCGGCGGCTGTGAGCTGGAGATCCGCGGCCGGCGAGTGCCCCTCACCCGTCCCCGCCTCGTGCACGACCCCACCCGCCGGGACATGCCGCCGGTCGTCCGCCAGCTCGTCGGGGTGATCGGCGTGACCGACTTCCTCTATCTCGACACCGTGCCCGATGCAGACCACGTCCACTAG